A window of the Podospora bellae-mahoneyi strain CBS 112042 chromosome 6, whole genome shotgun sequence genome harbors these coding sequences:
- a CDS encoding hypothetical protein (COG:U; EggNog:ENOG503NYM6) yields MPSPGEETWKDHWKCFVACGIIVLSPFQYGVDFGLIGGLQAMVGFLKIYGHPAPDTAIGWNLDTTRQQLISSLMTLGAFISSGTAGIVATYVSRRQCLWAACALCCVSNVIMMATEDIGALYAGRFLIGLANGYFMTFSQLYIQESSPARYRGWFLTAFQFFTSFGTLIGTIIDWATAKRPDKSAYLIPLGMIYIIPVIMTVALFFIPESPRWLILQGDYEKGVKALRWLRPVGADVDAEGAEIKAAIDREKELSSSISVMDMFKNPIDRRRTGLAVGAVLLQAASGSMFVIAYKAYFLAMSKVSDPFAMSNVLSAMGILAIFFNSLIVVRWGRRRVVLTTGLAICGILQLIIAVVYHILGATNTTGIVLVALTCVYMMTYNGMISTYAWLAGGEIPSQRLRSYTFGLAAAVGFFGAWLTTFTAPYFINPASLAWGPKYGFIWFPSCIIGVLWVLFFLPETKGRTLEEIDEMFEAKLPARKFRHHICVGHVNTAEKIDDRASEKTPTEVQHAEVKA; encoded by the exons atgcCGTCTCCAGGAGAAGAAACGTGGAAGGATCACTGGAAGTGCTTCGTGGCATGTGGTATCATTGTACTCTCGCCATTCCAGTATGGCGTGGATTTTGGTCTCATCGGTGGTCTGCAGGCCATGGTTGGCTTCCTCAAG ATCTACGGTCATCCAGCCCCCGACACCGCCATCGGATGGAACCTCGATACGACAAGACAGCAATTGATCTCGAGTCTCATGACCCTTGGCGCCTTCATCTCGTCCGGAACGGCAGGCATCGTGGCCACATACGTGAGCAGAAGGCAGTGTCTCTGGGCTGCTTGCGCTCTGTGCTGCGTCAGCAACGTGATCATGATGGCTACTGAGGACATTGGCGCGCTCTATGCTGGCCGCTTCCTCATTGGGTTGGCCAATGGATATTTCATGACCTTTAGCCAGCTGTATATCCAGGAATCGAGTCCTGCCAGATACAGGGGTTGGTTTTTGACCGCCTTCCAGTTCTTCACTTCCTTT GGTACTCTGATCGGCACCATCATCGACTGGGCCACCGCTAAGCGCCCCGACAAGTCCGCCTACTTGATTCCCCTCGGCATGATCTACATCATCCCTGTCATCATGACCgtcgccctcttcttcattccCGAGTCCCCCCGCTGGCTCATCCTCCAAGGCGACTACGAGAAGGGTGTCAAGGCTCTCCGGTGGTTGCGTCCCGTTGGCGCCGATGTCGATGCCGAGGGTGCCGAAATCAAAGCCGCCATCGacagggagaaggagctcagcagcagcatcagcgTCATGGACATGTTCAAGAACCCCATCGACAGAAGACGCACCGGTCTCGCCGTTGGTGCTGTCCTCTTGCAAGCCGCCTCCGGTTCCATGTTCGTCATCGCCTACAAGGCCTACTTCCTCGCCATGTCCAAGGTCTCGGACCCGTTCGCTATGAGCAACGTCCTCTCCGCCATGGGgatcctcgccatcttcttcaacagcttGATCGTCGTCCGCTGGGGCAGACGCCGCgtcgtcctcaccaccggtCTGGCCATCTGCGGTATCCTCCAGCTGATCATCGCTGTTGTCTACCATATCCTGGGCGCAACCAATACCACCGGAATTGTCCTGGTAGCCCTGACCTGCGTCTACATGATGACCTACAACGGCATGATCTCCACCTACGCCTGGCTCGCAGGCGGAGAGATCCCCTCTCAGCGTCTCAGAAGCTACACTTTCggtctcgccgccgccgttggtTTCTTCGGCGCCTGGCTCACAACTTTTACAGCGCCATATTTCATCAATCCTGCCTCTCTCGCGTGGGGTCCCAAGTATGGCTTCATCTGGTTCCCCAGCTGTATCATCGGTGTGCTCTGGGTtctgttcttcttgcccgAGACCAAGGGCCGCACCCTCGAGGAGATTGACGAGATGTTTGAGGCCAAGCTGCCTGCGCGCAAGTTCAGACACCACATCTGTGTTGGCCATGTGAATACTGCCGAGAAAATTGATGATCGCGCTTCGGAAAAG ACACCCACCGAGGTTCAACATGCCGAAGTGAAGGCTTAA